From Halomarina salina, the proteins below share one genomic window:
- a CDS encoding nucleoside hydrolase — protein sequence MSQKVLLDVDPGCDDAVMLAMALAAPDIDVVGLTTVAGNTTVDNTTRNALAILELLDAADVPVARGAGQPIVGELDTAEEIHGPNGIRGDLPDPSTEPVDQHAVDFTIDRARELGDDLTILAVGPMTNLATALVKEPDLPSLVDDIYLMGGSASGIGNKTATAEANFHNDAVAAKRVVRSARPRMVGLDATNRATVPLDDLDELLSSPPPLDAFGAWLDYPEEVRQFGEGSDPAVHDAAVVAHVLDDVLAFEPAHLDVEVGEGPFHGAVACDRRDEVGKEPNAEVAVDIDVEGFRALVDRTIERLRG from the coding sequence ATGAGCCAGAAGGTGCTGCTCGACGTCGACCCGGGGTGCGACGACGCCGTGATGCTGGCGATGGCGCTCGCCGCACCGGACATCGACGTCGTCGGACTCACGACGGTCGCCGGGAACACGACTGTCGACAACACGACGAGGAACGCGCTCGCCATCCTGGAACTGCTCGACGCCGCGGACGTGCCCGTAGCGCGTGGGGCTGGCCAGCCCATCGTCGGCGAACTGGACACGGCCGAGGAGATACACGGCCCGAACGGCATCCGGGGCGACCTCCCCGACCCGTCGACCGAACCGGTCGACCAGCACGCCGTCGACTTCACGATAGACCGCGCGCGGGAACTCGGGGACGACCTGACCATCCTCGCCGTCGGGCCGATGACCAACCTCGCGACGGCGCTCGTGAAGGAACCGGACCTCCCGTCGCTCGTCGACGACATCTACCTGATGGGCGGGTCGGCGTCCGGTATCGGGAACAAGACGGCGACGGCGGAGGCGAACTTCCACAACGACGCCGTCGCTGCCAAGCGCGTCGTCCGGTCTGCGCGACCCAGGATGGTCGGCCTCGACGCGACGAACAGAGCGACCGTCCCGCTCGACGACCTCGACGAGCTGCTCTCCTCGCCGCCGCCGCTGGACGCGTTCGGCGCGTGGCTCGACTACCCCGAGGAGGTCAGGCAGTTCGGGGAGGGCTCGGACCCGGCGGTCCACGACGCCGCCGTCGTCGCCCACGTACTCGACGACGTGCTCGCGTTCGAACCTGCGCACCTCGACGTCGAGGTGGGCGAGGGGCCGTTCCACGGCGCCGTCGCCTGCGACCGTCGCGACGAGGTGGGGAAGGAGCCGAACGCCGAGGTCGCGGTCGACATCGACGTCGAGGGGTTCCGTGCGCTCGTGGACCGGACGATAGAACGACTGCGGGGCTGA